A region of the Callithrix jacchus isolate 240 chromosome 5, calJac240_pri, whole genome shotgun sequence genome:
GGTTCCAGTTCAGGACAGCCAGACGGAACTGGGAGCAGCTCTTATCCAGGGCCACCTGTGGGATCAGACATCACTGACTTTCCTggggtcaaaaaagaaaaggctttctCACTTCCTCATTCAACCTGggcccccccacccccatatACCTTTGCTTCTTGAGGTCCTCGCTGACCACCCCATCCCTCTCCTCACCTCAGCCACCTTTTTGATTATTTTGGAACCAATCCCTTGACCTGTTGTGGAGAGAAAGAGGCAAAAAAGAGCTATGTTTGAGCTGAAGGGGATCAGAAAAGGACATCCCCTGGGATGCGGGGACAGGGGATGATGGTGGGGTCTGTGGGGTCCTTtgttcccaccccagcctcagctTCTGCCTAGTACCCCGATATTCTGGCATCACATAGACATCTTCCAGATAAATGGTGCGTCCCTTCCATGTGCTGTAGATGAAGTAGTATAGCCCATAGCCCACCACGCAGGGtcctgagagaaagaaaagaggagtaaGGCGTCTGGGAGCCggtggggagaaagagaaaaggcctCTGGGAGCCTGCGGGGAGACCTCTGAGGCCGACTGCAGAGCCGGACTTGTAAGACCAGCTGCTCTTACCCAGTGACTCCCCGGGCGCTGGAAGAATCTCTGCTACCAAACAGTGATAGAAAGGATTCTCTCCAAAGCCATCTGCTCTCAGGGCTGCCGAGATTGGAGTTAtgacaaagagacagagaaacaggacCTGGGTGCCCAGCCTGGAGCTGCCGCCTGGGGAACTCATCCCTCACTTCCGCCCCAGCCTCCGCCAGAACCCGGGCGTTGAGCCCCCACCTTCTTCACTGATCTTCACCTGATCCAAGAGTTTTTCGAACTCGGCTAGTTCCTAAGGCGTGGGTACAGAGGCTAGATTAGGGCAGGAGAGCCCCGCTGCTCCCCGAGCAGGGTCCCAAGGCacccccctccccctgcctcccGCCTCCTGCGCCTCCCGCTCTGGCCGCGCCACTCTGACCCCCTGATTTCCGGCCCGCAGTCTTCACCCGAATCAGCCTCAGGATATCTCCACagtctccctccttggcctctcggATCCGCACAGAAGCCATCCCGATCCCCACTGTCTAGGACCAAAGTCCCAGGACCCCGCAAAGGGCAACTAGACCCCTTAAAGGCCTACAAGCTTGGATCCCAAAGAGCCTGAGAGAGCGGGGTGGCGAGGGCTGCAGGGGCGCAGCGGCCTGGGAAATGGAGCTGGGATTCACGCGCGGTCGGGGGGCGGAGAGAGTGGGCCTGCGAGGCTGTCCTCACTGCCGGGCAAAGCCCCGCCCCCTCGAATTCTGCCGCAGCAGGGGGCACACCCATCAGCCAATAAGCTCGGTTAACAGGCGCAGCCCCGCCTCCCGTCCCACCCCCGACAGCTGGGTCTTGTGACTGGGCCCTGGGTGGGGGTCAAGGTTGGAGTGCGGCGGCTTCCTAGCGGTTGTATGGGTGTCCCAACATTAATCGAGACACCCCACAGTTCAAAGGTTCCCTCGCAGTGCTTTTTAAATTGACGaatggaggccgggcgtggtggctcacgcttgtaatcctagcactttgggaggccgaggcgggtggattacctgagctcaggaattcgagaccagcctgagaacacggtgaaaccccgtctctactaaaaaatacaaaaaattagccgggcatggcggcgtgtgcctataatccgagctactcgggaggctgagacaggagaatcgcttgaaactgggaggtggaggttgcagcgatccgagatcgggccactgcactccagcctgggtgacagagcgagactccatctcaaaaaaataaaaaatacattggcTATACAGTGATTATCTGCTTTAGCCTCAGGCCCCCTCACCTGCCCAGACCCTGGGTAAGCCCCAAGACTGGCAGCTCTGAAAGCTGTTTTCTGCAGCTCTTGAGTAGCTTGAAGTGTTACTTCTCTCAGGGGGGATATTTGCATTTATaagaatgtttatttatttgtggagatggatttttttttttttttgagacggagtcttgctctgtcatccaggctggagtgcagtgacacgatcccGACTCACTGcaacgggatttcatcatgttagtcaggcgggtctggaacttctgacctcatctgaccacctctgcctcccaaagtgctgggattacagatgtgagctacctcGACTGGTctgtcatttgcattttaaaatgggtcaggggctgggcatggtggttcatgactgtaatcccagcactttgggaggcagaggcaggcagatcatttgaagtcaggagttagagaccagcctgaccaacatggtgaaaccctgtctctactaaaaatacaaaaattacccaggcatggtggcaggcgtctgtaatcccagcaacatggtgaagtccccatctctactaaaaataaaaagacaaaaaattaggtgggcatggtggtgcctgcgcctgtagtcccagctactcaggaggctgagacaggaggatggcttgaactcaagaggcaagggcagcagtgagctgagatcatgccactgtactccagcctgggtgacagagcaagactctgtctaaaataaagttaaaaatgggTCAGGGAGTGGGTGAGGAACTTCTACTGGTAGATTGTTAGGCCCTGCAATAAATGGATAGGTAGGATcactgggaggcaggggtgggtcCCTTCTTAATATTCACTGAATCATACACACAACAATACCTTCTTGGGAGACAGGTCTCAGAGGCCTGGGAAAAGACTGGGGAGGAGTTCAGACcagatgccaggcactgtgcctgcATTATCTCAATGAACACACTCTCATTGTTACcccataaattattattttcctcattttacagacaaggtcACTGAAGCTCAaagatgaagtgacttgcccaagttcacccAGCTAGAAATTTAGGATTCCATGTCTCATTTCTAGCCCTGATACAGGCCCTGATCAGGCcctaaaggaggaagagaggcgGGATGGAGTATCCTCTCCCAGCTCATAAACTTTCTCGGCAGTGGAGGATGGTAATGGAGGGACTCTGTCATTCACCCCATTGATCCCCAGAGTGTTGGCAGCTGTGTCTTGTGACTGGGCCCCCGGGCAGGGGTCAAGGGTCAGTGCCCCTGTTTCCTTTACCCTGCTCCCCCCTCCCCGGGGGCAACCTTTAACCCTCCACCGCCCACATGCAAGTCTGCCTGCCTCTACACATTCTCCCAAGAGTTGTCTGAGCCCCGAGTGGACAGCGGCTGACTATGGAGAGCAGAGGCCCACTGGCCACCTCACGCCTGCTGCTGTTGCTACTACTGCTTGCCACTCACCAGGGATGGGCCCTGAGACCTATTCTCCCCACCCAGGTGCAGGAGCGGGA
Encoded here:
- the SAT2 gene encoding thialysine N-epsilon-acetyltransferase isoform X1, giving the protein MASVRIREAKEGDCGDILRLIRELAEFEKLLDQVKISEEALRADGFGENPFYHCLVAEILPAPGESLGPCVVGYGLYYFIYSTWKGRTIYLEDVYVMPEYRGQGIGSKIIKKVAEVALDKSCSQFRLAVLNWNQKAIDLYKALGAQDLTEAEGWHSFRFEEEAMRKLAGK
- the SAT2 gene encoding thialysine N-epsilon-acetyltransferase isoform X2 — protein: MASVRIREAKEGDCGDILRLIRELAEFEKLLDQVKISEEGPCVVGYGLYYFIYSTWKGRTIYLEDVYVMPEYRGQGIGSKIIKKVAEVALDKSCSQFRLAVLNWNQKAIDLYKALGAQDLTEAEGWHSFRFEEEAMRKLAGK